gaagaagattggTCAGCTCAGCTCGATCAAttggataaagaaaaaaaactaggatTAGTTTGATGATTCATCATCCATGTGTCTTACTGAGTTGTTTGCGCGGCGTTGATTGGGTTGATCGCGAGAGCCAGCGGCGAGCTTGTCGAGCTTCTTCTCGATGCGGCTGCCGTTCGCGGCCTGGCGGTCGATCTTCTCCTCGATGCGGACGCCACTGGCGGCCTGGAGGTCGACGAGGCAGTTGCTGATCCTGGCGTTGACGTCGGCGAACTTGGCGGCGAGCCCGTCGCCGGTGACGAGCATGAGCGGCCAGGAcaggcagccgccgccgctctggcaGGACTCGACGAGCTGGAGCGCGTCGTCGAGGGCGCCCCTGAGCCGGCGCAGGatgttcgccgccgtcgcgtcgcccctcGCCACCGCCTTGGAGTTGGAGTCCGGTAGGATCTTGGCGACCTGCTGGGCGCGCTCGGCGAGCTCCTTGCAGCACGTCGCGTTCCGGCGAGCCGTGCTCACCGCCTTCGAGATCGCCTGCACCACCTTCAAGATCGCGCTCACCGACTCCATGTGTTTTTGAGTTTATTGTTGATGAGTGATCAGATCACCTGCTGCGCTTGCTTGGTTTCGCTAATGGTTGAGGTGTTCTTGCAAGAGGTGGAAGACGAGTAGCACTCAACTTATTGTCATGGAGGCTATCTATCGATGGTTGGCCAAACGGAGTTGGTGCTACAATGGCACAACTCAACGTCGGAATTGGGATTGGGCTCGTTTTCCGAATTACTAAACGATGCATTTCATATCTAAAAACACTTCATATTAtagtttgttttaaaaaataaattagttaattCTTAATTAATCGTGTGTCAATAACTCATTATTTTTTCCGACCACAGCCTTAGGCTTACTATTGCAATAGGATATCAtgtctactctctccgtcctgaaaaaaaatgaatc
The nucleotide sequence above comes from Oryza glaberrima chromosome 11, OglaRS2, whole genome shotgun sequence. Encoded proteins:
- the LOC127755218 gene encoding uncharacterized protein LOC127755218, translated to MESVSAILKVVQAISKAVSTARRNATCCKELAERAQQVAKILPDSNSKAVARGDATAANILRRLRGALDDALQLVESCQSGGGCLSWPLMLVTGDGLAAKFADVNARISNCLVDLQAASGVRIEEKIDRQAANGSRIEKKLDKLAAGSRDQPNQRRANNSREIINTGKNGNNGWNRGGGQQQNGGKGGKRRGGKKAAGPPPPQPQFRPSAGAGVPLCHVHPHHHHSMEEDPTSCSVM